The Fructilactobacillus myrtifloralis genome segment TTGGTATTATCACTTGAACCATCGTCTACTAGAATAATTTCATATGAAAAATTAGTAGATTGCTGTAAAAGGGAATCTAGGGTGTTGGGGAGGGTTGCTTCAGAATTATAGGTTGGCATTACAATGCTAACAACTGGTTGGTTAGTGGTTGTTTCCACTTTGTCTCACTTCCTGATTGAAAAGATTATCAATTCGATTAGTTCCAGGGATTTGTTGATATTTATAGGTCAGTTTGTAAAAATCAGAAGCTTCAAGAATTGCCTTGAACCTTTGTGGCTCCATTTCAGCATTCATTTTGCCAAGGAAAAAGTAGGGATTGGAATAATAGGTAGTATCATGATTAATTTTTGCTGGGAACTGGTCAATGTTATTTGTATAGGCAATGCGGAGCACATAATCAACTAAAAAGTAATCTAGTAAACGATCATTATGTTTCCAATAGTCAACTAAAAATTCATACACAAATTTAAACAAAGGGGAATGCACACTTCCCGAAAGAATGAAAGTAGCCCATTTGCCATGCGAGACGTCATAATACTGGGGGTTCGGGGATTGAATGCTATAAAAATCATGCTCCGTTTTACTAAAATCAAATTGGGGCGTAATAAAGTTAGTAGCATCCATCCACAAACCACCGTGTTGATAAATTAGTTTGAAGCGTAAAATATCGGCAAAGTGAAAAGTTGGCATTTTATGGTTTTTAAATTTATTAACAATCAAACTCGGTAAATCAACATAGTCTGTGTAATTATCTTGATTGATGATTATTAATTTACGCTGATTTTTTTCGCATACTTTTTTAGTTTCAGCAACGCAATCTTGAACAATTTGAGGAGCGGTTTCAATTCCCTGCCACCAAAAGAGCCACACATAGTTCCCCAGTTGATGCTCCTCACTGAGAGGAACTTGATATTGCTGGATTATATCTGCATATTTTCGGGATAAAAGCCGGACAATTTGGTTTTGCCGAGCGTTGTTATAGCTTTTTTGAATTGAATTAGGACAAATTTTAGTTCTGCGTAAAACCTTGGAGATGAAGAGCGTGCTTTTAAAATATTTAATGGCAAGATTGTTAATTTTTTTTTGCAAATTGACCACCTTTATTAGAAATGAGTCTGATCACTACCAACTTTGCTAGAAAATTTTCTTTTTAGAAAAGCAATTCCCTTCTTTACAAGTTGTCGATCTCCGATTTGAATCCAATTGCACTCGGTGTATGAAATTTGATTGGTATCCACCCAAACATCTAGCAATAATTCAGAGATATACCCGAAAACCCGTGCTTCTTGGGGGGAATAATGCGAAATATCGATGCAATCTTCTAGTTTAAATAGGATTGGGAAGAGCCACTCGCAGTATTGATTAAAGTAGTCTGTTTTCATAATGAACATATTAAACATATGGGCAGAACGGCGATTCATCACGGTATCAAAACTTTGGAGATAGTCTGGTTTTTCTTGTTTGATAATCTCGCGGGTGACTTCCAGTGGTTTTCGATGATGAGAGTGGAGATAATGTGATTTAATCGTTTCAATGTAATAATGTCGTTTCCGTGGCAAGACAACCGGGGCTTTGTTCAGTAAGGCAGTTGCTTGTGCTTCAGTTAAAACTGCCTCTAGGGTGCGCCGATGATGTTTACTAAAAAATCTGCGATAGTGAACAAGACCAATTGCATCAACATGATTCAGATTTTTCCATGCCCAGTAAATCGCGGTTAATTCATTGTAGTTAGGATTTTTACTAGAAATGTTATCCCCAGTATTATCTAATTGAAAGCCAGTTTGCCCAGCGAAATTTTGATCAGCACCAACTAGAATGGGGAGATACAGGTTTCGATCTGATGGCATGGGTGCAGCTTTGTGAGTAGCAACAAGAATTTTAGTTTTCAAACGGAGTCCTCCATTTTCGAATCAATTAATTTCCATTCTTAATCTTATCATTTTTTGGTCGGAAAAGTTAGATACCAATTGAATGAGACCCGAACTTAAAAAGGCCAGCTACTATTTTTTAGATAAGTAACTGGTCAATTTATTTTAGGATAGTTTCGCTGTTGAATTTAGTAAATTAGTGAGTCGCCAGTTTTTTCAGGAACCAATTAGCGCCACTGAAAAAGATAGCCATAAAAATTAGTAAACAAATTAGTTCCAACCAGTTCCCCTGAAAGATACTATTCCCACCTAATGCATAGATGATTGAGAGCGGAATCGTTCCCAAACAAGCGGACACCGCAATCAGTTGGGGACCGAATTGTTTCTCATCATTAGCAGCCTGTAAATCGACGAGGTAGGAAGGAATGATGGGAATCGCATAGCCAATCACGAGTGCCATCAGGGGATTCTTACTGTGTTTAAGGTGATCAGCAAAGCGATTGTGGCGATATTGCTTTTCTAAATCGTTTTTCATGAAGGTGATTAGCCGTAAGGCGGTTAAGTTCCCTAGGCCAATGCTGATTGCATTCATGATTGTGCCTGGAAGGGTTCCAAAGCATATTCCTGCCAAGACGGCGATCGGCATGACTGGGATCCCCGGGACCACCGTTCCAAGGTAGAGTAACAGCATCACCAGGGTGATGTCGGTTGCTCCGTGGCTCCGAATTTCATGGATGGCCCGGGGGCGTTCTGCTGGATTGAACATCATCTTGATTTGGGGCTGATAGTCCTTAAAGATTAACAATAACAGTAAGAGCCCGAGTAAAAC includes the following:
- a CDS encoding TVP38/TMEM64 family protein — encoded protein: MHFPHFRKITLLKTGAVLLGLLLLLLIFKDYQPQIKMMFNPAERPRAIHEIRSHGATDITLVMLLLYLGTVVPGIPVMPIAVLAGICFGTLPGTIMNAISIGLGNLTALRLITFMKNDLEKQYRHNRFADHLKHSKNPLMALVIGYAIPIIPSYLVDLQAANDEKQFGPQLIAVSACLGTIPLSIIYALGGNSIFQGNWLELICLLIFMAIFFSGANWFLKKLATH
- a CDS encoding capsular polysaccharide synthesis protein translates to MQKKINNLAIKYFKSTLFISKVLRRTKICPNSIQKSYNNARQNQIVRLLSRKYADIIQQYQVPLSEEHQLGNYVWLFWWQGIETAPQIVQDCVAETKKVCEKNQRKLIIINQDNYTDYVDLPSLIVNKFKNHKMPTFHFADILRFKLIYQHGGLWMDATNFITPQFDFSKTEHDFYSIQSPNPQYYDVSHGKWATFILSGSVHSPLFKFVYEFLVDYWKHNDRLLDYFLVDYVLRIAYTNNIDQFPAKINHDTTYYSNPYFFLGKMNAEMEPQRFKAILEASDFYKLTYKYQQIPGTNRIDNLFNQEVRQSGNNH
- a CDS encoding DUF4422 domain-containing protein; translation: MKTKILVATHKAAPMPSDRNLYLPILVGADQNFAGQTGFQLDNTGDNISSKNPNYNELTAIYWAWKNLNHVDAIGLVHYRRFFSKHHRRTLEAVLTEAQATALLNKAPVVLPRKRHYYIETIKSHYLHSHHRKPLEVTREIIKQEKPDYLQSFDTVMNRRSAHMFNMFIMKTDYFNQYCEWLFPILFKLEDCIDISHYSPQEARVFGYISELLLDVWVDTNQISYTECNWIQIGDRQLVKKGIAFLKRKFSSKVGSDQTHF